Proteins encoded within one genomic window of Mercenaria mercenaria strain notata unplaced genomic scaffold, MADL_Memer_1 contig_5012, whole genome shotgun sequence:
- the LOC123564726 gene encoding uncharacterized protein LOC123564726 has protein sequence MLQVSLNEVTDEEALQEENNIDSLDGYNGSIGDITTGQLFEVNNEAVRNEEQNNRNRNEFVEYLWYAATTVDLGDPATGRISPIRDEDLSR, from the exons ATGCTGCAAGTTTCTCTTAACGAGGTTACAGATGAAGAGGCTTTACAAGAAGAAAATAATATTGATTCTCTAGACG GTTATAACGGAAGTATTGGTGATATTACAACTGGACAGTTATTTGAGGTGAATAATGAAGCCGTCCGGAATGAGgaacaaaacaacagaaacagAAATGAATTTG TTGAGTATCTATGGTATGCGGCAACAACTGTTGATCTAGGTGATCCAGCAACGGGACGAATAAGCCCTAT ACGAGATGAGGATTTGAGTAGATAG